The Mesorhizobium sp. AR02 genomic interval TCTGAGGGCGGGACTGTCTCCAGGTTGCTGATAGGCACGGCGATGGGTGTTTGATGGCCATCGCGATCTGGCGGCCTTTGACGGCCGCTGATGTCCGATCTTCACGCCGTGAATCAAGCGGAGATGTCTGTCAGCAATGACGGGCGTAGAGATTTCTTGGGAAATCGTTTTTAGTTCTCGATGAGCGACTATATCTATAATGTACGCTATCGGTATGAAATATTTTTTACATGTGTAATATATTTTTATTACTCTTATATTCTCTGCGTTTCAACAATAAATACCATCGTCTTCATAAGTATGCTCTGAGCTGAAACTGCGTCTCACCTGTCACGTAGCTGGATTCGCAATCGGCTGTACGCCGACTGCCTTAGCGCAACGACAACAGGAGAGTGTTATGGCTTTTACCATCAAAACAGTCGCCAGTGTGTTGGCAGGTAGTGCAATAGTCCTCGTTCTTTCCATGCCGGCAAGCGCAGCTGGGCTCGGCGTCGGTGCCTCGGTGGGTGGCAGCGGCGGCATCAATGCCGGTGTCGGCGCTTCGGTCGGCGGTAGCGGAGGCGTCAACGCTGGCGTCGGCGCTTCTGTCGGTGGTAGCGGTGGCATCAATGCCGGAGCCGGTGCCAATGTCGGCGGCTCCAGCGGTGTCAGCGCCGGACTCGGCGCTTCCGTCGGCGGCAGCAACGGCATCAATGCCGGCGCCGGCGCCAATATTGGTGGTTCGGGCGGCGTCACTGCAGGGCTCGGCGCCAATGTCGGCGGCACGGGTGGCATCGGCGTCGGTGTCGGCGTGGGCATCGGTAGCGGAACCAATCCCAGCAATCCGTCAAATCCGTCCAACCCGAGCAATCCCTCGAACCCCAGCGATCCGAGCAATCCCAGCCATCCGAGCCTGCCGGGTGTCGTGGCTCAGATGTCCGACAGCCAGGTAGCGCGGATGAAGAGGCGCTGCGTCGACGTGCTCGGCAGCGAGGGCACCTATGACCGGGATCTGCGTCAGCTCTGCCTGCTGATCGCCCGCCGCTGAGGGCCAGGGCCGCCAGGAACGGAAGTGCAGAACCAGCCGTGAGGCTTTGACAGCACTCTCCTGGCCTCCGGCCGGTCGGAAAGCCCGCCATGTCGGCGGGCTTTCTGCTGTGGAGCGTGTTCGTAACTTCGGCGCTCAAAGCCGGTTCTCAGGCTTCCAGGCGAAGAACGTCTCCGCCAATTTCCGAGCGACATCTCCCCAATGGGTCCAGTTGTCTTGAACTGGCCGGTACGCGAGTAACTATACCATGGGTTGTCCATCATATTTTAGCAACCAATGATAGAGGCTCGGGTTGGTGATACAGCCGGTTTTTGAAGTCCGGTTTGTTCGGGACAACCAAGGAGAGAGCCATGTTTGGTATTGCAAAAAGACTTTCCACAATCCTCGCGGGCAGCGCAGTCGTGGCCGTTCTATGCATGCCGGCCCACGCCGCTGGAATCGGCGTTGGCGCCGGCGCTTCGGTCGGCGGCAGTGGCGGTGTCAATGCCGGTGCCGGTGCTTCAGTCGGCGGTGGTGGTGGCATCAATGCTGGTGCTGGTGCCTCGATCGGTGGCGGCACAGGTGTCAATGCAGGCGCAGGCGCCAGCGTCGGCGGCAACAACGGCGTCACTGCAGGACTTGGCGCTGTGGTAGGTGGCCAAACTGGTGTTGGCGTCGGCGCGGGTGTCGGTATCGGTAGTGGCATCGGTGCGGGTGTTGGTATCGGCGTTGGCGAAACAAACTCAAGCACTCCAAGCAATCCGTCCAATCTCAGCAAGCCTAGCCTGCCAGGCGTCGTCGCCGACATGTCGGACAGCCAGGTGGCGCGGATGAAGAAGCGCTGCGTCGATGTGCTGGCCAGTTCAGGCAGCTACGACCGCGACCTGCGGCAGCTGTGCCTGCTGATCTCGCGCCGCTGAGGCGGCAAACGTCATGAGGCCCGCTGCCGCGAGGTGGCGGGCCCTTTTTCATTTTGCCGGCGAATATTCTCCGTGCGCCCATCTCATTATGATCCGGCGGAACGGTAAGGCCGCTCGAACGTTCTCGTCTTCGAAACACCGCATGTGACGGTGCTAAAACCGGCGCATCAGCGCCTACGGGAGCGGGAACCATGAGCTTAGGCACCATACTCATCATCATTCTTGTCATTGCGCTGCTTGGCGGCTTCAGCGGGCTCGGCGGCGGACCATTCTATGGAACGGGCTACTATGGTGGCGGCGGGCTCGGGCTTGTGCTGCTGATCCTCATCGTCCTTGTCGTGCTAGGGCGTATCTAACTGCCTGCAATCGCAATCTCGTGACCGCTTCGAGGCCGCAGCGCACCGGATTGTGATACAAGCAAGCCGGCTTGTGATCCGCCATTTCGTGGGACTCACGTATGGTGATTTCGGTCCACACCCCCCGTGGAAACAAGAGGAGAGGGTCCCACCCCTTCATCCTCCTCCAAGGCCCGCCCCGGTATGCCGGAGCGGGCTTTTGCGTTGGAGCCGAGGGAACCGGCTTGCGTCGAGACAGTTGAGTTTGCGGAAGGCTGCCCAATGCCCGCAACACTCAGAATGACACTATGCGAAATTCGCGATGATCTTCACATCCTGCGGCGGATGGTGGCGGCTCGCGGCCATATCGAGACCATCCAGGGCATAGATGCGTTGATCGGCATAGCTGAAGCAGAGGCTATCAAGGTCATACGCCGCATCGATCGCGCGGCCTGAACAGGAAGAAGGATTGGATGAACATCAAGGAGATGACGCGGCAGGACTGCGTCGCCCTTTTGAAGACGCAACGCCTTGGTCGCCTGGCCTGCGTGCGTGACCAGAAACCCTATGTGGTGCCGGTCCATTTCGCCTTTGGCGAGAATTCCATTTTCAGTTTCTCGCTTCCCGGCAGGAAAGTCGACTGGATGCGGGCCAATCCCCATGTCTGCCTTCAGGTCGACGATGTCGGCGGTGTCAATGGCTGGAAGAGCGTCGTGGTGGAAGGCCTTTTCGAGGAATTGCCCAAGGCGCCTGATCCGGATGCCGGCATGACCGGCGTCGAAAGGATGACCGCTTCGGCCGA includes:
- a CDS encoding DUF3309 family protein, whose translation is MSLGTILIIILVIALLGGFSGLGGGPFYGTGYYGGGGLGLVLLILIVLVVLGRI
- a CDS encoding pyridoxamine 5'-phosphate oxidase family protein is translated as MNIKEMTRQDCVALLKTQRLGRLACVRDQKPYVVPVHFAFGENSIFSFSLPGRKVDWMRANPHVCLQVDDVGGVNGWKSVVVEGLFEELPKAPDPDAGMTGVERMTASADSDRRLAWSLLATHANWWEPGALKPGDALAPSGSHLFYQIRIEAMSGRQASW